In one Thermaerobacter sp. PB12/4term genomic region, the following are encoded:
- the ligD gene encoding non-homologous end-joining DNA ligase → MPGERPRAEERLRVRVAGRELELSHLDRLLWPEDGLTKADLIAYLVQMAPHLLPHLRDRPLVCTRYPDGAAGEGFYQKDAPPGTPSWVRTWPYRTREGRVIRFLLADEPATLAWLGQQAAIEIHPWLSTIRHPDRPDWVVFDLDPGPQASFDLAVEVAFWVRRVLEALDLEGFPKTSGATGLHVFVPILPEHPYPVVTEFARRVAVLVERMRPDRVTTVRAVARRPPAAVYLDFLQNGLGKTLVTVYGPRPRPGAPVSVPVTWAELERGVDPAAWSVRTTPARLARVGDLWAAAVARRRSLTAACRRLGMGEAGCRPVPDPVGPVGTRSR, encoded by the coding sequence TTGCCCGGCGAGCGCCCGCGGGCTGAGGAGCGGCTCCGGGTCCGGGTGGCGGGCCGGGAGCTGGAACTGTCCCATCTGGACCGGCTGCTCTGGCCCGAGGACGGGCTGACCAAGGCGGACCTAATTGCCTACCTGGTGCAGATGGCGCCGCACCTGCTGCCCCACCTGCGGGACCGCCCGCTGGTCTGCACCCGCTACCCGGACGGCGCGGCGGGGGAGGGGTTCTATCAGAAGGACGCCCCGCCCGGTACACCGTCCTGGGTGCGCACCTGGCCCTACCGGACGCGGGAAGGCCGGGTCATCCGGTTTCTCCTGGCGGACGAACCGGCGACCCTGGCCTGGCTCGGCCAGCAGGCGGCCATCGAGATCCACCCCTGGCTGTCCACCATCCGCCATCCGGACCGCCCCGACTGGGTGGTGTTCGACCTGGATCCCGGGCCGCAAGCCTCCTTCGACTTGGCGGTGGAGGTGGCCTTCTGGGTGCGCCGGGTGCTGGAGGCGCTGGACCTGGAGGGATTTCCCAAAACCTCGGGTGCCACCGGGCTGCACGTGTTCGTCCCCATCCTCCCGGAGCATCCTTATCCCGTGGTAACGGAGTTCGCCCGGCGGGTGGCGGTCCTGGTGGAACGGATGCGGCCCGACCGGGTCACCACCGTCCGCGCCGTGGCGCGCCGGCCGCCGGCGGCGGTGTATCTGGACTTCCTGCAGAACGGCCTGGGCAAGACCCTGGTGACGGTCTACGGACCCCGGCCGCGGCCGGGGGCCCCGGTGTCCGTGCCGGTGACCTGGGCGGAGCTGGAGCGGGGGGTCGATCCGGCGGCGTGGAGCGTCCGCACGACCCCCGCCCGCCTGGCCCGGGTGGGCGACCTGTGGGCGGCCGCGGTGGCCCGCCGGCGGTCGCTGACCGCCGCCTGCCGGCGGCTGGGCATGGGCGAGGCGGGATGCCGCCCCGTACCGGATCCCGTGGGTCCCGTGGGCACAAGGTCCAGGTGA
- a CDS encoding DNA ligase, with translation MAAGPPIPRSWDELWQPGRIAPMLARRAQEPFSSPAFRFEIKWDGYRCLVFADPRSGTTFLQSRHGYDLTPFFPELAVLHRLLAAPAVLDGEIVALAGGLPSFAALQRRLGRPAGTRRPPGPVPALLVIFDLLGDGGRVRLGEPLAERLQRLARLFPGGAAPGLVLSQGVVEAGEALFARVRAQGLEGVVAKRLDSPYLPGWRTAYWQKIKAERELEAVVGGVVPGGRAAGVGTLLLGLFGPGDALHYVGHVSTGLGSGEARWLLARLRPRATCPFARIPERARGQPVVWAEPALVCQVGYLEWTPQGHLRHPVFRRWRDDVPASRCRLPGSHPARAAAGLEHPPAAAAGHGPAGGDGQGEAGGRGDGDGGGSPAPGSRPRDGDRPGYGNRPRAADSPGQGADRQAVGPSAAAGAAGAPRGGEGPRPG, from the coding sequence GTGGCGGCGGGACCGCCCATTCCCCGCAGCTGGGACGAGCTGTGGCAGCCTGGCCGCATCGCGCCCATGCTGGCCCGCCGGGCCCAGGAGCCCTTCTCCTCGCCCGCCTTCCGGTTCGAGATCAAGTGGGATGGCTACCGGTGCCTGGTGTTTGCCGATCCCCGGTCCGGCACCACCTTCCTGCAGTCCCGTCACGGCTACGACCTGACGCCCTTCTTCCCCGAGCTGGCCGTGCTGCACCGGCTGCTGGCCGCCCCTGCCGTCCTGGACGGCGAGATCGTGGCCCTGGCCGGCGGCCTCCCGTCCTTCGCCGCACTGCAACGGCGGCTGGGCCGCCCGGCCGGGACCCGGCGGCCGCCGGGTCCGGTGCCTGCCCTGCTGGTGATCTTCGACCTCCTGGGAGACGGCGGCCGGGTCCGGCTTGGGGAGCCTCTGGCCGAGCGGCTCCAGCGGCTGGCCCGGCTCTTTCCCGGCGGCGCTGCCCCGGGGCTGGTACTCTCCCAGGGCGTGGTCGAGGCCGGCGAGGCCCTCTTCGCCCGGGTCCGGGCCCAGGGGCTGGAGGGCGTGGTGGCCAAGCGGCTGGACAGCCCGTATTTGCCGGGATGGCGCACCGCCTACTGGCAGAAGATCAAGGCCGAGCGGGAGCTGGAGGCGGTGGTGGGGGGAGTCGTCCCCGGCGGCCGCGCCGCCGGGGTCGGCACGCTGCTGCTGGGCCTGTTCGGCCCCGGCGACGCGCTGCATTACGTGGGCCATGTCAGCACGGGTCTCGGCAGCGGGGAGGCCCGGTGGCTTCTGGCTCGCCTCCGACCCCGGGCGACCTGCCCCTTCGCCCGCATCCCCGAGCGGGCCCGGGGCCAGCCGGTGGTCTGGGCCGAACCGGCCCTGGTCTGCCAGGTGGGCTACCTGGAGTGGACCCCCCAGGGCCACCTGCGGCACCCCGTCTTCCGGCGCTGGCGGGACGACGTGCCCGCCTCCCGGTGCCGCCTCCCCGGCAGCCATCCCGCCCGCGCGGCCGCCGGGCTTGAGCACCCGCCAGCGGCGGCGGCAGGCCACGGCCCTGCCGGCGGGGACGGTCAGGGCGAAGCCGGCGGCCGGGGAGATGGAGATGGCGGCGGTTCCCCCGCGCCGGGTTCCCGGCCACGGGATGGGGACCGGCCCGGGTACGGGAACAGGCCACGGGCTGCGGACTCGCCGGGCCAGGGCGCGGATCGCCAGGCGGTCGGGCCATCCGCCGCGGCCGGTGCGGCCGGCGCCCCCCGCGGGGGCGAGGGGCCCCGGCCGGGTTGA